A part of Dehalococcoidia bacterium genomic DNA contains:
- a CDS encoding response regulator transcription factor, which yields MSAQTEIRILLVDDHEVVRRGLRTLLMRKGAFVVIGEAGSKSEAIREAARLQPDLVIMDVRLPDGTGVEACQAIRTQNPNIKVLMLTSFPDEEFLFSSIQAGAAGYLLKDIKSDELVAAIRKVAAGQSLIDPAMTQKLLERLMSPQPSRPQDRLSILSPLEYRILELVTEGKTNKEIAEKLHLSDKTVKNYVSTILSKLDVNRRAEAAAYLASHRREGSGSSS from the coding sequence ATGAGCGCGCAGACAGAGATACGCATCTTGCTGGTGGACGACCATGAAGTCGTGCGGCGCGGGCTGCGGACACTTCTCATGCGCAAAGGGGCGTTCGTCGTCATAGGAGAGGCAGGCTCCAAGTCGGAGGCTATTCGGGAGGCGGCGCGGCTGCAGCCGGACCTTGTGATCATGGACGTGCGGCTGCCCGATGGCACGGGAGTGGAGGCGTGCCAGGCCATCCGCACCCAGAACCCGAACATCAAGGTCCTGATGCTCACGTCCTTCCCCGACGAGGAGTTCCTGTTTTCGTCTATTCAGGCCGGCGCCGCTGGCTATCTTCTCAAGGACATCAAGAGCGACGAGTTGGTGGCGGCCATTCGAAAGGTTGCGGCGGGCCAGTCCCTCATTGACCCCGCCATGACTCAGAAGCTCCTGGAGCGGTTAATGTCCCCCCAACCCTCCCGGCCCCAGGACAGGCTCTCTATCCTCTCTCCTCTGGAGTACCGTATTCTGGAGCTAGTGACGGAGGGCAAGACCAATAAGGAGATTGCCGAGAAGCTCCATCTGAGCGACAAGACCGTCAAGAACTACGTCAGCACCATCCTCAGCAAGCTGGATGTGAACCGCCGCGCCGAGGCGGCGGCCTACCTGGCGAGCCATCGCCGGGAGGGGAGCGGGTCCTCCAGCTAG